One Cumulibacter manganitolerans DNA window includes the following coding sequences:
- a CDS encoding ATP-binding protein: MTARGRLRVLLGAAPGVGKTYAMLEEGRRLVDEGKNVVVAIVETHGRAATASMAEGLSLIPRRMVSHRDVTLTELDVDAVIATRPDIALVDELAHTNAPGSRHEKRWEDVQQILDAGIDVISTLNIQHIESLNDVVEQITGVPQRETIPDDILRAADSMEVIDLDPQALRDRLAGGLIYPAERVDAALSNYFRLGNLTALRELALLWLADEVDQALQSYRAEHGIDSTWEARERVVVTLTGGPEGETLLRRGARIAARSGGGELLAVHVSSQDGLRTANPAALAQQRALVEKLGGTYHQVVGSDIPQALVEFAKSVNATQLVIGVSRRGRIAAALTGPGIGATVIREAGNIDVHIVNHAAAGDRFALPRIGGALTLKRRVAGFAVALVGGPLLTWLLASLRSEDSITSDVLSYQLLVVIVALTGGIWPALFAAVMSGLTLDFFFVEPLYTVTVNEPFHLLVLSLYVVIAVLVSYVVDRAARESRVARRAAAESELLATVAGSVLRGQGAVQALVERTREAFGMAGVRLLQGDTVLATSGEPLPDNQCVRVPIGNRATLELHGHDLEASEQRLLNVVAAQLDAALEHSDLTETVGEIGPLAASDRVRSALLSAVSHDLRRPLAAAIAAVSGLRSTRHSLSEADRSELLATADESLATLATLVTDLLDVSKLQAGVLSIARTPVDPADVILAAVDELHLGPDTAGLDLDADVPQVLADPVLLQRVVVNLLSNAARYSPPGSRVRVTTSAFAGSVEIRVIDNGPGIPPERRDDVFVPFQRLGDTDNTTGLGLGLALSRGFIEGMGGTLTPEDTPGGGVTMVVALPAVGAEPPSTNQKGDEGHENPDR; this comes from the coding sequence ATGACTGCGCGGGGGCGGCTTCGGGTGCTGCTCGGAGCAGCACCTGGCGTGGGCAAGACCTACGCCATGCTGGAGGAGGGTCGGCGTCTGGTCGATGAAGGCAAGAACGTCGTGGTCGCCATTGTGGAGACACACGGACGCGCCGCCACAGCCAGTATGGCCGAAGGACTTTCGCTCATCCCACGTCGCATGGTTAGTCACCGCGACGTTACCTTGACCGAGTTAGACGTCGATGCGGTGATCGCCACCAGGCCCGACATCGCATTGGTGGACGAGCTTGCGCACACCAACGCCCCCGGTTCACGGCATGAAAAGCGGTGGGAAGATGTGCAACAGATTCTTGACGCTGGCATCGACGTCATCTCTACCCTCAATATCCAGCACATCGAGTCGCTGAATGATGTCGTCGAGCAGATCACTGGCGTCCCGCAGCGCGAGACCATTCCCGATGACATCCTGCGCGCCGCCGACTCGATGGAAGTCATCGACCTCGACCCGCAAGCACTGCGCGATCGGCTCGCCGGCGGCCTCATCTACCCTGCCGAGCGCGTCGACGCTGCCCTGTCCAACTACTTCCGGCTCGGTAACCTCACCGCCCTGCGCGAGCTCGCGCTGCTGTGGCTGGCTGATGAGGTCGACCAAGCCTTGCAGAGCTACCGGGCCGAGCACGGCATCGACAGCACCTGGGAGGCACGCGAGCGGGTCGTCGTGACCCTCACCGGCGGGCCTGAGGGCGAGACGCTGCTGCGCCGTGGGGCGCGCATCGCCGCCCGTTCCGGTGGTGGCGAGTTGCTGGCGGTCCATGTATCCAGCCAAGACGGGCTTCGCACCGCCAACCCGGCCGCTCTCGCCCAGCAGCGGGCGTTGGTCGAGAAGCTCGGCGGCACCTACCACCAGGTCGTCGGTAGCGACATTCCCCAAGCCCTGGTCGAGTTCGCCAAGTCCGTGAACGCCACCCAGCTCGTCATCGGAGTGAGCCGGCGCGGCAGGATCGCCGCCGCACTCACAGGACCAGGCATCGGCGCCACGGTCATCCGCGAGGCCGGCAACATCGATGTCCATATCGTCAACCATGCGGCAGCCGGCGACCGGTTCGCCCTTCCGCGCATCGGCGGTGCGTTGACGCTGAAACGCCGAGTCGCTGGCTTCGCGGTCGCGCTTGTCGGTGGCCCCTTGCTCACGTGGCTGCTCGCGTCGCTTCGGAGTGAGGACTCGATCACCAGCGACGTCCTGAGCTATCAACTCCTCGTCGTGATCGTGGCGCTCACCGGCGGCATCTGGCCCGCACTGTTTGCCGCGGTCATGTCCGGGCTCACCTTGGACTTCTTCTTCGTCGAGCCGTTGTACACCGTGACGGTCAACGAACCCTTCCATCTGCTCGTGCTGAGCCTCTATGTCGTCATCGCGGTCCTCGTCAGCTACGTGGTTGACCGTGCCGCCCGAGAGTCCCGGGTCGCTCGTCGCGCCGCGGCAGAGTCGGAGTTGCTGGCCACCGTCGCCGGTAGCGTGCTGCGTGGGCAGGGCGCCGTGCAAGCGCTCGTCGAGCGCACCAGGGAAGCATTTGGCATGGCTGGGGTTCGCCTGCTCCAAGGAGACACTGTGCTCGCGACCAGCGGCGAACCCCTTCCCGACAATCAGTGCGTTCGAGTTCCCATCGGCAATCGGGCGACTCTCGAACTACACGGACATGACCTAGAAGCCTCCGAACAACGCCTCCTCAACGTTGTTGCCGCACAACTTGACGCCGCGCTGGAGCACTCCGATCTGACCGAGACAGTGGGCGAGATCGGGCCGCTGGCAGCCTCCGACCGAGTACGCAGCGCCCTCTTGTCGGCTGTCAGCCATGACTTGCGCCGTCCTCTCGCGGCGGCCATCGCGGCCGTCAGCGGACTACGTTCCACGCGCCACTCACTCAGTGAAGCCGACAGATCAGAACTGCTCGCGACTGCCGACGAGAGTCTGGCGACCCTGGCGACCCTCGTCACCGACCTCCTCGATGTCAGCAAGCTCCAAGCCGGAGTGCTGAGCATCGCCCGCACTCCCGTCGATCCCGCCGACGTGATCCTCGCCGCCGTTGACGAACTCCATCTTGGACCCGACACCGCCGGGTTGGACTTGGACGCCGACGTGCCGCAAGTCTTGGCCGATCCGGTGCTTCTTCAACGAGTCGTGGTCAATCTGTTGTCAAACGCTGCACGATACTCACCACCGGGCTCGCGAGTCCGAGTGACTACCAGCGCGTTCGCCGGATCGGTGGAGATCCGCGTGATCGACAACGGACCCGGCATCCCACCTGAGCGACGCGACGACGTGTTCGTGCCTTTCCAGCGCCTGGGCGACACTGACAACACCACCGGCCTTGGCCTCGGCCTTGCGCTGTCTCGCGGATTTATCGAGGGAATGGGTGGAACTCTCACACCCGAAGACACGCCAGGCGGCGGGGTCACGATGGTTGTGGCCCTTCCCGCTGTCGGTGCCGAACCACCCAGCACGAATCAGAAAGGCGATGAAGGTCATGAGAATCCTGATCGCTGA
- a CDS encoding response regulator: MRILIADDDPQILRALRITLGAEGYEIITAADGAEAINSAVQHHPDIFMIDLGMPKLNGIEVINGIRGWSAAPILVISGRSGAADKVEALDAGADDYVTKPFSIDELLARIRALTRRVVRDDADPIVSFGNVTVDLSAHQVTRRTKSGPQTVRLTPTEWQVLEQLIRNPGKLVTRQTLLTEIWGSEHVTDTGYLRLYIAQLRKKLEPYPAAPKYIITEAGMGYRLHVPEAS, encoded by the coding sequence ATGAGAATCCTGATCGCTGACGATGACCCACAGATACTCCGCGCGCTTCGCATCACGCTCGGAGCGGAAGGATATGAGATCATCACCGCAGCCGATGGTGCCGAGGCCATCAACAGCGCTGTCCAGCACCACCCGGACATCTTCATGATCGACCTGGGCATGCCCAAGCTCAACGGCATCGAGGTCATCAACGGCATCCGAGGATGGTCCGCGGCACCCATCCTTGTCATCTCCGGTCGCAGCGGAGCTGCCGACAAGGTAGAAGCCCTTGACGCTGGCGCCGACGATTACGTCACCAAGCCGTTCTCCATCGACGAACTGCTCGCCCGAATCCGCGCGCTCACTCGCAGGGTTGTGCGCGATGACGCTGATCCGATCGTCTCCTTCGGCAACGTCACAGTTGACCTATCGGCACACCAGGTGACCCGACGCACCAAGAGTGGACCACAAACGGTGAGACTGACGCCGACCGAATGGCAGGTGCTCGAACAACTCATCCGAAATCCAGGAAAGCTCGTCACACGCCAGACCCTGCTAACGGAGATATGGGGTTCCGAACACGTAACCGATACCGGATACCTGCGCCTGTACATCGCCCAACTGCGCAAGAAGCTGGAGCCGTACCCCGCCGCACCCAAGTACATCATCACCGAGGCCGGAATGGGCTACCGTCTTCACGTCCCCGAGGCAAGCTAG
- a CDS encoding bifunctional DNA primase/polymerase → MVAAATAAAVFGQLDGAPLPVAARELARAGVPVFPCAPGGKRPIPERGFHEASIDLDRVEGWWRSRPTANIGIPTGAASGLVVIDVDVHGVNGYAAYARAARAGLVPEPLAVVRTPTGGQHAYFPADSHQAQRSWQAGKVGIDCRGDGGYIIAPPSLLRLDGVRTPYRIEQAAAGAARPIDAGRLRDFLDPRPAPRPRLAGPARREDAERLATWLGRQATDRNLKLFWASCRLAEGGVPLGDALDAMVTAAQSDFGEREITRTVYSAYRSVGVGARRDRPAASSSGEFARGNVQQRAPATRGLP, encoded by the coding sequence ATGGTCGCCGCCGCGACGGCTGCCGCCGTGTTCGGTCAGCTCGACGGGGCGCCGCTGCCGGTCGCGGCGCGCGAGCTGGCGCGAGCCGGGGTGCCGGTGTTCCCCTGCGCGCCGGGCGGGAAGCGCCCGATCCCGGAGCGCGGGTTCCACGAGGCCAGCATCGACCTGGACCGGGTTGAGGGGTGGTGGCGGTCGCGGCCGACCGCGAACATCGGCATCCCGACCGGCGCCGCCTCGGGGCTGGTCGTGATCGACGTGGATGTGCACGGGGTCAACGGGTATGCCGCCTATGCGCGTGCGGCGCGGGCCGGGCTGGTCCCGGAGCCGTTGGCGGTCGTGCGCACGCCCACCGGCGGACAGCACGCCTACTTCCCGGCCGACTCGCACCAGGCGCAACGATCCTGGCAGGCCGGGAAGGTCGGCATCGACTGCCGCGGCGACGGCGGCTACATCATCGCGCCGCCCTCGTTGCTGCGGCTGGACGGCGTGCGCACCCCGTACCGGATCGAGCAGGCCGCGGCCGGTGCTGCCCGGCCGATAGATGCGGGCCGGCTGCGGGACTTCCTTGATCCTCGGCCCGCGCCCCGGCCGCGCCTCGCGGGGCCGGCGCGGCGGGAGGACGCGGAGCGGCTGGCAACGTGGCTGGGCCGGCAGGCCACCGACCGCAATCTCAAACTCTTCTGGGCCTCCTGCCGGTTGGCTGAGGGCGGGGTGCCGCTCGGGGATGCCCTGGACGCGATGGTGACGGCCGCGCAGTCGGATTTCGGGGAGCGGGAAATCACTCGCACCGTCTACAGCGCCTATCGCAGCGTCGGCGTCGGAGCCCGGCGGGACCGTCCCGCCGCATCGTCTTCGGGCGAGTTCGCTCGCGGGAACGTGCAGCAGCGGGCGCCCGCCACGCGGGGGCTGCCATGA
- a CDS encoding ParB N-terminal domain-containing protein, whose product MSAPAGHIELERAVDSITVGHRHRTDLGDLDALAASIDRDGLLQPPTITPDGVLVCGARRLAAIKKLGWRRVSVWVRSGISDRLGHLLAEQDDNQLHKPLTPIEAEALYREIKELMAEDAARRKAKTQFHEGHEPGKHGPADSAGPSDSHQLGDARAHAARMVTGSSSYTRLEQIGYVRRLADDPTASETVRAQARDGVTQIEAGAPVNPIFQRLHDTQAEADSERDRRLHELADEALARVHATKTRKASKPATPKRRPAAEDEGPARYPVRAFVLTWADLEGWWTHYDVDELAVGLTDEQAEAFFVAVEGTTEFADQLRTARTTAASESAGRPLLRAL is encoded by the coding sequence ATGAGCGCGCCGGCCGGACACATCGAGCTGGAGCGGGCGGTGGACTCCATCACGGTCGGCCATCGGCATCGCACGGACCTGGGCGACCTCGACGCGCTAGCGGCCTCGATCGACCGGGATGGGCTGTTGCAGCCGCCGACGATCACCCCGGACGGGGTGCTGGTGTGCGGGGCGCGCCGGCTGGCGGCGATCAAGAAGCTCGGCTGGCGTCGAGTCAGCGTGTGGGTGCGCTCCGGTATCTCGGACCGGCTGGGGCATCTGTTGGCCGAGCAGGACGACAACCAGCTCCACAAGCCGCTCACCCCGATCGAGGCCGAGGCGCTGTACCGGGAGATCAAGGAACTCATGGCCGAGGACGCCGCCCGCCGCAAGGCCAAGACCCAGTTCCACGAGGGCCACGAGCCAGGAAAGCATGGTCCCGCCGATTCGGCGGGACCATCGGACTCGCACCAGCTCGGAGATGCTCGTGCGCATGCGGCACGGATGGTGACCGGCTCGTCCTCCTACACCCGGCTGGAACAGATCGGGTACGTGCGACGCTTGGCTGACGACCCGACTGCCTCCGAGACGGTGCGCGCCCAGGCACGGGACGGAGTGACGCAGATCGAGGCCGGCGCGCCGGTCAACCCGATCTTCCAACGCCTTCACGACACCCAAGCCGAGGCCGACAGCGAGCGGGACCGGCGGTTGCACGAGCTGGCCGACGAAGCCCTGGCCCGCGTCCACGCCACCAAGACCCGCAAGGCCAGCAAGCCGGCCACGCCGAAGCGTCGACCAGCCGCCGAGGACGAGGGGCCGGCGCGGTACCCGGTGCGGGCGTTCGTGCTGACCTGGGCCGACCTGGAAGGGTGGTGGACCCACTACGACGTGGACGAGCTGGCTGTCGGGCTCACCGATGAGCAGGCCGAGGCGTTCTTCGTCGCCGTCGAGGGCACCACCGAGTTCGCCGACCAGCTCCGTACCGCCCGCACCACCGCCGCCTCTGAGTCGGCGGGCCGGCCGCTGCTGCGCGCCCTCTGA
- a CDS encoding ImmA/IrrE family metallo-endopeptidase produces MAANEDKQATLDVLEERIVRSVEELVSGDDWRRAMEFAARFRTRSFNNTLLIWVQHLEAYEQGRVPTPTPTWVAGYNDWRKMGRWPEKDGGYRIRGPVKARFASATPRDPASWRRLGKWEKPRPSEVVRRRIVNVVPAYVWDVSRTHGASLPELPRPRLLEGEAPAGLWEGLAGQAESLGFEVLRMPRDRMERGANGCTDFETRQLMVCADMDPAAQVKTIAHELAHVRLDGPNQQDDAREHRGISEVRAESVALMIAAAHGMDTSDYTIPYVAGWAAKVDGKDPVAVVRATGEQVRSTAFDILDKLDTPQLGNGNPLSLRVDGPQRTPQAQETPEQAPRRVEPLPERETPAAPVGSGRGL; encoded by the coding sequence GTGGCTGCGAACGAGGACAAGCAGGCGACGCTCGACGTGCTGGAAGAGCGCATCGTGCGCTCGGTCGAGGAGCTGGTGTCGGGCGATGACTGGCGGCGGGCGATGGAGTTCGCGGCGAGGTTCCGCACGCGCTCGTTCAACAACACGCTGCTGATCTGGGTGCAGCATTTGGAAGCCTACGAACAGGGGCGGGTGCCGACGCCTACGCCGACGTGGGTTGCCGGGTACAACGACTGGCGGAAGATGGGTCGCTGGCCGGAGAAGGACGGCGGCTATCGGATTCGCGGTCCGGTCAAGGCGAGGTTCGCCTCAGCGACCCCGCGCGACCCGGCGTCGTGGCGGCGGCTGGGCAAGTGGGAGAAGCCGCGGCCCAGCGAGGTCGTGCGTCGCCGGATCGTCAACGTCGTCCCGGCCTATGTGTGGGATGTGTCGAGGACGCACGGCGCATCGCTTCCTGAGCTGCCGCGTCCGAGGCTGCTGGAAGGCGAAGCCCCCGCCGGCCTCTGGGAAGGCTTGGCCGGGCAGGCGGAGTCGCTGGGGTTCGAGGTGCTGCGGATGCCGCGCGACCGCATGGAGCGGGGCGCGAACGGCTGCACCGACTTCGAGACCCGTCAGTTGATGGTCTGTGCGGACATGGACCCGGCCGCGCAGGTCAAGACCATCGCGCACGAGCTGGCGCATGTCCGGCTGGATGGCCCGAACCAGCAGGACGACGCCCGCGAGCATCGCGGGATCAGCGAGGTACGGGCCGAGTCCGTGGCGCTGATGATCGCCGCCGCGCACGGCATGGACACCAGCGACTACACGATCCCGTATGTCGCCGGCTGGGCGGCCAAGGTGGACGGGAAAGACCCGGTGGCGGTCGTGCGCGCTACGGGCGAGCAGGTGCGCAGCACCGCATTCGACATCCTCGACAAGCTCGACACGCCGCAGCTCGGCAACGGCAACCCGTTGTCCCTGCGGGTGGACGGCCCACAGCGCACGCCGCAGGCTCAGGAGACGCCAGAACAGGCGCCGCGCCGGGTCGAGCCGCTGCCGGAACGGGAGACACCGGCGGCTCCGGTCGGCTCGGGACGGGGCCTGTGA
- a CDS encoding flagellar basal body-associated FliL family protein, giving the protein MKTNPASWSRGRLIAVIAVGLVLLILVGIGVYGLIAGPQRPAAPDPGQDPTVTAPGETGPSTSRLPRVMPSSDPDEFARNVAEALFAWDTGSGLMPLDYTSVILAVGDPSGTEQAGLAADIASYLPSREAWIELRRYATTQHLTIESSFVPEAWDTAVEQAQPGQLPRGATAVTIEGTRHREGVWNGETVTSEHPVSFTVFLACPPPAPEFRTGLCHVLRLSQLDNPLR; this is encoded by the coding sequence ATGAAGACGAATCCCGCCTCCTGGTCCCGTGGCCGCCTGATCGCCGTGATTGCCGTCGGCCTCGTCCTGCTGATCCTGGTCGGCATCGGCGTCTACGGGCTGATCGCCGGCCCGCAACGACCTGCCGCACCTGATCCCGGACAGGACCCCACGGTCACCGCGCCGGGTGAGACCGGGCCGAGTACGTCGCGGCTGCCGCGGGTCATGCCGTCCAGCGATCCCGACGAGTTTGCCCGCAACGTCGCCGAGGCCCTGTTCGCGTGGGATACTGGCTCGGGGCTGATGCCCTTGGACTACACCAGCGTGATCCTCGCGGTGGGCGACCCGTCCGGCACCGAGCAGGCCGGCCTCGCCGCCGACATCGCCTCGTATCTGCCCTCGCGTGAGGCGTGGATCGAGCTGCGCAGGTACGCCACCACTCAGCACCTCACCATCGAGTCCTCGTTCGTGCCCGAGGCATGGGACACCGCGGTCGAGCAGGCCCAGCCCGGCCAGCTCCCGCGTGGTGCGACCGCGGTCACGATCGAGGGAACCCGGCACCGTGAGGGCGTCTGGAACGGCGAGACGGTCACGAGCGAGCATCCGGTTTCGTTCACCGTGTTCCTGGCCTGCCCGCCTCCGGCGCCGGAGTTCCGCACCGGCCTGTGTCATGTGCTGCGCCTGTCGCAGCTCGACAACCCGCTGCGATGA
- the kdpC gene encoding potassium-transporting ATPase subunit KdpC — protein sequence MNGSARSSARTVWTAVRIMLVLTVVLGVVYPLAITGIGQLVFPWQSNGSIVTTSDGEPVGSALIGQSFTDATGNPLPEYFQPRPSAAGDGYDAGASSGSNLGPENPDLIAAIAERRAQIAAFNGVQPSEVPADAVTASGSGLDPHISPAYAAIQVQRVAEARGLPVETVRALVASHTQDRDLGYLGQPRINVLELNLAVEEVEG from the coding sequence GTGAACGGTTCTGCCCGCAGTTCCGCCCGCACGGTGTGGACTGCGGTGCGCATCATGCTGGTGTTGACGGTTGTTCTGGGCGTGGTCTATCCGCTGGCGATCACGGGGATAGGGCAGCTCGTGTTCCCGTGGCAGTCGAACGGGTCGATCGTGACCACCAGCGATGGCGAACCGGTCGGTTCGGCACTGATCGGTCAGTCCTTCACCGACGCCACCGGCAATCCGCTGCCCGAGTACTTCCAGCCCCGCCCCTCCGCCGCCGGTGACGGTTACGACGCCGGCGCCTCCTCCGGGTCAAACCTCGGACCGGAGAACCCCGACCTGATCGCAGCGATCGCCGAACGGCGAGCCCAGATCGCCGCGTTCAACGGCGTCCAGCCCTCAGAGGTGCCCGCCGATGCGGTGACCGCCTCCGGCTCTGGGCTGGACCCGCATATCAGTCCCGCCTACGCGGCGATCCAGGTACAGCGGGTCGCGGAAGCACGCGGCCTGCCCGTGGAGACTGTTCGCGCCCTGGTCGCCTCGCACACCCAAGACCGCGACCTGGGTTACCTCGGCCAGCCCCGCATCAACGTCCTAGAGCTTAATCTGGCTGTAGAAGAAGTGGAGGGCTGA
- a CDS encoding AraC family transcriptional regulator, translated as MTFRHAKAVHVMAGAARIHTATGIHELRSGSVLFLGAGRWCSIQPTPRVRTWTVYMDEVFLRSQLRWVFTDSTRLRESISHVDDWDGSAFVHVVGQDALKRMEPLWRQISLVSSHDDPEFAVTSLISLFAQLIEIALPTVLTPDHPLGTLSPLPIKGRLTQRSRHPSVDRAVILLRTRMSDPWTISLLAQEVAMSRSQLSRTFSQQVGLSPFRFLTESRLTEFTRLVEETDLPIYVAARQVGWGDPRVAASWFRRRFGVSPTHFRSHPHASHTDDLASRRLRKHGREAADA; from the coding sequence GTGACCTTTCGCCATGCAAAGGCGGTGCATGTCATGGCCGGCGCGGCGCGAATCCACACGGCGACCGGTATCCACGAGCTCCGCAGTGGCTCGGTGCTGTTTCTGGGTGCAGGCAGGTGGTGCTCCATCCAGCCGACGCCACGTGTTCGGACGTGGACTGTCTACATGGATGAGGTCTTCCTTCGCAGCCAGCTTCGATGGGTGTTTACGGATTCGACTCGGCTTCGGGAGTCGATTTCCCATGTTGACGACTGGGATGGGTCGGCTTTCGTCCACGTCGTGGGCCAAGATGCCTTGAAGCGGATGGAGCCACTATGGCGACAGATCAGCCTCGTCAGTTCTCATGACGACCCCGAGTTCGCGGTGACGAGTCTCATATCGTTGTTCGCGCAGTTGATCGAAATCGCGCTGCCCACGGTCCTTACACCGGATCATCCTTTGGGAACGCTGTCGCCGCTGCCGATCAAGGGTCGGCTGACGCAGCGAAGCCGTCACCCCTCGGTTGATCGTGCCGTGATCCTCCTGCGAACGAGAATGTCGGACCCCTGGACCATCAGTCTCTTGGCGCAGGAAGTGGCAATGTCGCGAAGCCAGCTCAGCCGAACGTTCAGCCAGCAAGTCGGGCTGTCACCTTTCCGCTTCCTAACGGAGAGTCGCCTTACGGAGTTTACGCGCCTTGTCGAGGAGACCGACCTTCCCATCTACGTTGCTGCTCGTCAGGTGGGCTGGGGGGACCCTCGTGTGGCTGCGTCCTGGTTCCGACGACGATTCGGTGTTTCTCCTACACATTTTCGATCACACCCACACGCCAGCCATACCGATGATCTGGCAAGCCGTCGGCTACGCAAGCACGGTCGCGAGGCGGCGGATGCGTAA
- a CDS encoding DUF2637 domain-containing protein, which yields MKELRGRRWAVITSVAGTVFIAAGAFWLSFTSLADLARRSGIGAGQAWAWPLIVDGVIVVSTVAVVALAGERAAWYPWVLLVGGAAVSVTANSLHAVVAADADVPGPLAAAVAAVPPVVLLAITHLTVVLTRATARPATAPEVPPAVEPITPVPQREAAPLDPPPAEARVAAADADGGPDRRVLAAELREQDWSNKAIARHLGVHPSTVGRWLPRAHQSDEADPSGSQPEMEGALP from the coding sequence ATGAAGGAGCTGCGCGGCCGCCGGTGGGCGGTCATCACCTCGGTCGCCGGGACGGTGTTCATCGCCGCCGGCGCGTTCTGGTTGTCGTTCACGTCCCTGGCCGACCTTGCCCGCCGCTCCGGGATCGGGGCCGGGCAGGCGTGGGCGTGGCCGCTGATCGTCGATGGCGTGATCGTGGTCTCCACGGTCGCCGTGGTGGCCCTCGCCGGTGAGCGGGCGGCGTGGTATCCGTGGGTGCTGCTGGTCGGCGGCGCCGCAGTGTCGGTGACGGCGAACTCGCTGCACGCGGTGGTCGCGGCCGACGCCGACGTGCCCGGCCCGCTCGCGGCCGCGGTCGCTGCTGTGCCGCCGGTCGTGTTGCTGGCGATCACGCATCTGACCGTCGTGCTGACCCGCGCCACCGCACGCCCCGCTACTGCGCCCGAGGTGCCACCGGCTGTCGAGCCGATCACCCCCGTGCCACAGCGCGAGGCGGCACCTCTCGACCCGCCACCTGCGGAGGCACGCGTCGCCGCTGCGGATGCGGACGGCGGGCCGGATCGTCGGGTGCTCGCGGCAGAGCTGCGCGAGCAGGACTGGTCGAACAAGGCCATCGCCCGGCACCTGGGCGTGCATCCCTCGACGGTGGGTCGCTGGCTGCCTCGTGCTCACCAGTCCGATGAGGCGGACCCCTCCGGGTCGCAGCCCGAGATGGAAGGAGCCCTGCCATGA